In Streptomyces nojiriensis, one genomic interval encodes:
- a CDS encoding tyrosine-type recombinase/integrase, with protein MTTRRDTPASRRTRANGDGTVYQRKDSRWEAAGYVLAPGNTRKRVRVYGTTRKEALAKLTEKIANSNRGLPAPSAQGSLAAYLTYWLENIAVHQLRENTHTRYTAVARLYLIPGLGRKKLAKLTAKDVRTWLNQLRTTCQCCSRSIDGQRDEPRCCAIGACCSKRLSPLTLAYIHSVLKSALEHAVREEEIPRNVARNVRTGTPRPRRFEPLTADEARQLLTSPQSHRLHALFELALHTGLRKGELLGLHWEDLDLDAGTAVIRRTLQRTSVGGLTTLPTKTRASERRIALPARCLRSLKHHHEQQQREREAAGTAWQHSIHVFTTAQGRPIDPTNLTRAFTTLLRRAGLRRIRFHDLRHSTATLLLEQGVELVVIKELLGHAHIGVTATVYAHVRLRLQRDAIDLLGRALDHP; from the coding sequence ATGACCACACGCCGCGACACCCCCGCCTCCCGCCGCACCCGCGCCAACGGCGACGGAACCGTCTACCAGCGCAAGGACAGCCGCTGGGAAGCCGCCGGATACGTCCTCGCCCCCGGCAACACCCGCAAGCGCGTCCGCGTCTACGGCACCACCCGCAAAGAAGCCCTGGCCAAACTCACCGAGAAGATCGCCAACAGCAACCGCGGACTCCCCGCACCCTCCGCGCAGGGCAGCCTGGCCGCGTACCTGACGTACTGGCTGGAGAACATCGCCGTCCACCAGCTCCGCGAGAACACCCACACCCGCTACACCGCCGTCGCCCGGCTCTACCTCATACCCGGACTCGGACGGAAGAAGCTCGCCAAGCTCACCGCCAAGGACGTCCGCACCTGGCTCAACCAGCTCCGCACCACCTGCCAGTGCTGCTCGCGCAGCATCGATGGCCAGCGTGATGAGCCCCGTTGTTGCGCCATCGGAGCATGCTGTTCCAAGCGGCTCTCTCCGCTGACGTTGGCCTACATCCACTCCGTGCTCAAGTCCGCCCTGGAGCACGCCGTGCGCGAGGAGGAGATCCCACGCAACGTCGCCCGCAACGTCCGCACCGGCACACCCCGCCCCCGCCGTTTCGAACCCCTCACCGCCGACGAAGCCCGCCAGCTCCTCACCAGCCCCCAGAGCCACCGGCTGCACGCGCTGTTCGAACTCGCCCTCCACACCGGACTCCGCAAGGGCGAACTCCTCGGCCTGCACTGGGAAGACCTCGACCTCGACGCGGGCACCGCAGTCATTCGTCGCACCCTTCAGCGCACCAGTGTCGGCGGGCTCACCACGCTGCCCACCAAGACGCGGGCTTCCGAGCGCCGCATCGCCCTCCCCGCTCGCTGCCTCCGCTCACTGAAGCACCACCACGAACAGCAGCAGCGCGAGCGCGAGGCCGCAGGCACGGCGTGGCAGCACAGCATCCACGTGTTCACCACTGCGCAGGGCCGCCCCATCGACCCAACCAACCTCACCCGCGCCTTCACCACGCTTCTCCGCCGCGCCGGCCTCCGCCGCATCCGCTTCCACGACCTCCGCCACTCCACCGCTACCTTGCTCCTGGAGCAGGGCGTCGAACTCGTCGTCATCAAGGAGCTCCTCGGCCACGCTCACATCGGCGTCACCGCCACCGTCTACGCCCACGTCCGACTCCGCCTCCAACGCGACGCCATCGATCTCCTCGGCCGCGCCCTCGACCACCCCTGA
- a CDS encoding polymorphic toxin-type HINT domain-containing protein has translation MSPFSANFRLPGNRKARATRARLAGRTGITLSVVLVATLLPAQAWAAPPGDRSGVELPGLQKDVKVKPDQAAMDALGRWVGDPPKPLEDYTPTAVAPPAEASATIPLAPVPTADFVQVGSLPVSIGKVPGTGAAPTGTWSAAVEGRTKTEAAGVDGAIIKITPPVDAVNPVDVALDYSKFQDLYGTEWSSRLKLRQYPACFLDHPELPECSVSVDVPSSNDTGGKKVIATLDPAATPVQGMQTMSVGGAAGAMAVVASDGAAGAGGSYKATSLSPSGKWTAGGSGGGFSWTYPLTVPPAPAGPTPSIAFSYSSQAVDGKTSVTNGQASWVGDGWDYNPGFVERRYRSCSEDLKASSSGKPNNDNATDKKKGDLCWAGDNVVLSLNGSTTELVHDAASGAWVPATDDGSKVELKTGSGNGAKDGEYWVVTTRDGMRYHYGRHSVGTHGDGSSPTTVTDSVFTVPVFGNHPGEPCYQPAYANSSCTQAWRWNLDYVEDVHGNAMIIDWAKEENRYAKNEKVNEKDRAKVGYIRGGYPTRILYGLRADNLAGAPAGRVEFGVAQRCFEEKNVSCAESLFGSKNGIGWYDTPASLNCKMDAAACETFSPTFWSRMRLDRVTTYGQRTEGSTALTKVDQWALKQSLPKHRTDTSPPLWLESITRTAYGAKNDTIGVSLPPVSFKANVVDMPNRVLKADTNGKPDAAPDFDRLRVGTILTETGGEIEVRYSAPCAKGTSVPDLAKNTTRCFPVHWSADSGLDPDKVPPIELFNKYVVDSVIEKDRVAQRPDLKTSYTYEDAAWAKDDDEFTKPDRRTYSQWRGYASVLTTTGATENAGKANATEQSQTRTRYFRGLSTDAAKITVKDSSGTEELGEDLPQYQGQVAETITYTKVGGSVESRQLSSPWRSKRIASRPRADNTPLEAYRLGTARTDEIQSVSGGKSRLVRTLNTYEDEPTSYGLLLTTQTDVSENKGTGWATVKQSCTKPKYVHNPTNNLIGLQSEVIETTGDCAGGGIEAGTRLNATRTSYDAVNAFGAAPTKGLPYQVDSTDAAGTGWMTSGRTEYDAIGRAVKTYDAAGTPSSVAFSPPTGPAFSSTATNALGHAVTTKVDPARGSVLESTDANGRKVTTVYDELGRSTEVRTPSQKPTDPAAYTFEYQIAELKTPAVISRTLKDNGTYSTSIAIYDGLLRPRQSQTEGPGGARLITDTLHGANGTVSETNSSYLAEGKVSTELYVPKSVTEVPSSTQTAYDGLGRAVRVTTLEKGEARQSAVTQYGGDWTLTRSGMSPTGSSPLPGSRAVKTWTDALGRTSEIEQYTATDLSTSTKTGYTYDVRGKLAKVTDTAGNNWTYTHDARGRTTASEDPDTGKSTFTYNNLDQQVSTTNVYNVTQYTSYDVLGRKTALRDDSETSDPIATWTYDTLPGGKGQPVASTRKWGAGSYKTEVTGYDSEYRPTGSRITIPDLPATKGLAGSYAYSTTYTPTGKVQSTTLPATIGGLAAEKLITRYNADGMVQTMSGLSWYTADTVYSPYGEILRTASGNAPNRVWTTNTYDPHTGRVASATSHKETRDSASGSNLLSSLSFTYDTVGNPTAIKDTYPGTTTQSPALVDRQCYSYDAMGQLVRAWTGKTEGCPTSPTGPARTEVGSGTPGDAYWQDYQFDAIGNRTKLTDRDPTDSALDDETTYTYGVEITGGALPNPKKQPHALTKVNKTTRTPGSTVDSLSTYTYSAAGSTKTRTINGDTQTLNWDRRSKLLSATSPGIGSVAVTGLSGKCLDVQDGDTADGTPVQLLSCNETKPQQWRITGDTVQALGKCLTAENGKAVLKACTPGAQSQKFTYRETDKALVTGTNQCLTVPNDNDAEGNDLHTFTCASPGATPAQQWSFGNVTSYLYDASGNRVIQDTGSARTLYLGETEITVDKAGKAMDAVRYYSSPGAPATVRRTNGKTTGHTLSHLLTDHHNTATISVDQKAGQPTTRRKSDPYGNPRGSQPASWPGDRTFLGVGNDDNTTGLTHIGAREYEASTGRFITVDPVIDITDPLQMNGYTYANGNPITNLDPDGRKYFEGDNSDPGFQAASQNVVQVAQARQDRRNDIRQNTRNTFERTRSKLLSGKKDYLRNYKSSSGKEFARIQGKYDPDGYSVTKQISFKMWTFGASQEELDYFNGHYCDFVKCNNWLEALETGESVSSDIYEKNSSQLMGEMFGGAAASRTAGMKKARAAAGKPCGNSFVAGTHVLLADGTSRPIESLVDGDEVLATDPETGETSKKMVTATIYTEDDKTYVDLGIQTPEGIKTITATGHHPFWSESDQAWKDAEDLKPGEILRTGSGSSVAIAAARAYEAFNQTYNLTVADLHTYYVLAGETPVLVHNSNCGVRQHDKARGAAGVDEMTATFEKFYKKSDIYSESYGNGLELWTPYGKRQVDIAVRNPDGNLHLYEVKVNKSNYTRGQRRKDEWLAQTYGFETSVVRRGTECPICNP, from the coding sequence ATGTCGCCGTTCTCGGCGAATTTCCGCCTGCCCGGAAACAGAAAGGCGCGCGCAACACGCGCGCGCCTTGCCGGGCGCACCGGCATCACACTCTCCGTGGTGCTGGTCGCAACTCTTCTACCCGCCCAAGCCTGGGCGGCACCACCGGGCGACCGCAGCGGCGTCGAGCTGCCGGGGCTCCAGAAAGACGTCAAGGTCAAGCCCGACCAGGCCGCCATGGACGCGCTCGGTCGATGGGTCGGTGATCCGCCCAAACCGCTCGAGGACTACACGCCGACCGCCGTGGCGCCGCCCGCGGAAGCCTCGGCCACCATCCCGCTGGCGCCCGTCCCCACTGCCGACTTCGTTCAGGTCGGCTCGCTCCCCGTCAGCATCGGCAAGGTTCCCGGGACGGGTGCCGCGCCGACGGGCACCTGGTCGGCGGCCGTCGAAGGCCGCACGAAGACCGAAGCCGCCGGCGTGGACGGCGCGATCATCAAGATCACGCCGCCCGTCGACGCCGTGAACCCGGTCGACGTCGCTCTGGACTACTCGAAGTTCCAGGACCTGTACGGCACCGAGTGGTCCTCACGCCTGAAGCTGCGGCAGTACCCCGCTTGCTTCCTCGACCACCCCGAACTGCCCGAATGCTCTGTCTCCGTAGACGTCCCGAGCTCGAACGACACCGGCGGCAAGAAGGTCATCGCGACCCTCGACCCGGCTGCGACCCCCGTTCAGGGCATGCAGACCATGAGCGTGGGCGGCGCCGCCGGCGCCATGGCGGTCGTCGCCTCCGACGGTGCGGCGGGCGCGGGCGGTTCGTACAAGGCCACCTCCCTCTCGCCCTCGGGCAAATGGACCGCAGGCGGCAGCGGGGGCGGTTTCTCCTGGACCTACCCGCTGACGGTGCCCCCGGCACCGGCGGGCCCCACCCCGTCCATCGCGTTCTCGTACTCCTCGCAGGCGGTGGACGGCAAGACGTCCGTGACGAACGGTCAGGCGTCCTGGGTCGGTGACGGCTGGGACTACAACCCGGGCTTCGTCGAACGCCGTTACCGCTCCTGCTCCGAAGACCTGAAGGCTTCGTCGAGCGGCAAGCCGAACAACGACAACGCCACGGACAAGAAGAAGGGCGACCTGTGCTGGGCCGGCGACAACGTCGTCCTGTCCCTCAACGGGTCGACGACCGAGCTCGTCCACGACGCCGCGAGCGGTGCCTGGGTCCCCGCCACGGACGACGGCTCCAAGGTCGAGCTCAAGACCGGCAGCGGCAACGGCGCGAAGGACGGCGAATACTGGGTCGTCACCACGCGTGACGGCATGCGCTACCACTACGGGCGCCACAGCGTCGGCACCCACGGGGACGGCTCGTCACCCACGACCGTGACCGACTCCGTCTTCACCGTCCCGGTCTTCGGCAACCACCCTGGTGAGCCCTGCTATCAGCCGGCCTACGCGAATTCCTCCTGCACCCAGGCCTGGCGCTGGAACCTCGACTACGTCGAGGACGTCCACGGCAACGCCATGATCATCGACTGGGCGAAGGAAGAGAACCGCTACGCCAAGAACGAGAAGGTCAACGAGAAGGACCGCGCCAAGGTCGGGTACATCCGCGGCGGATACCCGACCCGCATCCTCTACGGACTCCGCGCCGACAACCTCGCCGGTGCCCCTGCGGGCCGAGTCGAGTTCGGTGTGGCGCAGCGGTGCTTCGAGGAGAAGAACGTCTCCTGCGCCGAGTCCCTGTTCGGTTCCAAGAACGGAATCGGATGGTACGACACCCCCGCCTCGTTGAACTGCAAGATGGACGCGGCGGCCTGCGAAACCTTCTCTCCCACGTTCTGGTCGCGCATGCGCCTGGACCGTGTCACCACCTACGGCCAGCGGACCGAGGGCTCCACGGCGCTCACCAAGGTCGACCAGTGGGCCCTCAAGCAGTCGCTCCCCAAGCACCGCACCGACACCAGCCCTCCGCTGTGGCTGGAGTCCATCACCCGGACCGCCTACGGCGCCAAGAACGACACCATCGGTGTCTCGCTGCCCCCGGTCTCCTTCAAGGCCAACGTGGTGGACATGCCCAACCGTGTCCTGAAGGCGGACACGAACGGGAAGCCCGACGCCGCACCGGACTTCGACAGGCTCCGGGTGGGGACCATCCTCACCGAGACCGGTGGCGAGATCGAGGTCAGGTACTCGGCCCCGTGCGCGAAGGGGACCAGCGTCCCCGACCTGGCGAAGAACACCACGCGCTGCTTCCCCGTGCACTGGTCCGCGGACTCAGGACTGGACCCGGACAAGGTCCCGCCGATCGAGCTGTTCAACAAGTACGTCGTGGACAGCGTGATCGAGAAGGACCGGGTGGCACAGCGCCCCGACCTCAAGACCAGCTACACGTACGAGGACGCCGCCTGGGCCAAGGACGACGACGAGTTCACCAAGCCCGATCGGCGTACCTACAGTCAGTGGCGCGGCTACGCCAGCGTCCTCACCACGACGGGTGCGACCGAGAACGCGGGCAAGGCCAACGCGACCGAGCAGAGCCAGACCCGCACCCGGTACTTCCGCGGTCTGTCCACCGACGCAGCCAAGATCACTGTCAAGGATTCCTCCGGCACGGAAGAGCTCGGCGAGGACCTTCCCCAGTACCAGGGCCAGGTCGCCGAGACCATCACCTACACCAAGGTCGGCGGCAGCGTCGAGAGCCGCCAGTTGTCTTCACCCTGGCGGAGCAAGCGGATCGCCTCCCGGCCCCGAGCCGACAACACCCCCTTGGAGGCGTACCGCTTGGGCACGGCACGCACTGACGAGATCCAGTCCGTCAGTGGCGGCAAGTCCCGGCTGGTGCGCACCCTCAATACATACGAGGACGAGCCCACTTCCTACGGTCTGTTGCTCACCACACAGACCGATGTCTCGGAGAACAAGGGCACTGGCTGGGCCACCGTCAAGCAGTCCTGCACCAAGCCCAAGTACGTTCACAACCCCACGAACAACCTCATCGGTCTGCAGTCCGAGGTCATCGAGACGACAGGTGACTGCGCCGGCGGTGGCATCGAGGCCGGCACGCGCCTGAATGCCACCCGGACTTCGTACGACGCGGTCAATGCCTTCGGCGCCGCGCCCACCAAGGGTCTCCCGTACCAGGTCGACAGCACTGACGCGGCAGGCACCGGCTGGATGACGTCCGGGCGCACCGAGTACGACGCGATCGGCCGCGCCGTCAAGACGTACGACGCCGCGGGCACCCCGTCGAGCGTCGCCTTCAGCCCTCCGACCGGACCGGCGTTCTCCAGTACGGCGACCAATGCCCTCGGGCATGCGGTGACCACCAAGGTGGACCCGGCCCGCGGCAGCGTCCTGGAGTCGACCGACGCGAACGGCCGCAAGGTCACCACGGTCTACGACGAGCTCGGCCGGAGCACCGAGGTCCGGACGCCTTCGCAGAAGCCGACCGATCCGGCGGCCTACACGTTCGAATACCAGATCGCCGAACTCAAGACGCCGGCCGTCATCTCCCGCACCCTCAAGGACAACGGCACCTACAGCACTTCCATCGCGATCTACGACGGACTGCTGCGTCCCCGCCAGAGCCAGACCGAAGGCCCGGGCGGCGCACGCCTGATCACGGACACCCTGCACGGTGCGAACGGAACCGTTAGCGAAACCAACAGCAGCTACCTCGCCGAAGGCAAGGTGAGCACGGAGCTCTACGTCCCCAAGTCGGTCACCGAGGTACCCAGCTCCACCCAGACCGCTTATGACGGCCTCGGCCGCGCCGTGCGCGTCACCACCCTGGAGAAGGGCGAAGCCAGGCAGTCCGCCGTCACGCAGTACGGCGGCGACTGGACCCTGACCCGCAGCGGGATGTCGCCCACCGGGTCGTCCCCGCTGCCCGGCAGCCGCGCCGTCAAGACGTGGACCGACGCCCTGGGCCGCACCTCCGAGATCGAGCAGTACACCGCCACCGATCTCAGCACGTCGACCAAGACCGGCTACACCTACGACGTTCGCGGCAAGCTCGCCAAGGTCACCGACACGGCCGGCAACAACTGGACCTACACCCACGACGCCCGCGGGCGGACGACCGCGTCGGAGGACCCCGACACGGGCAAGTCGACCTTCACGTACAACAACCTCGACCAGCAGGTCTCGACGACCAACGTCTACAACGTCACCCAGTACACCTCCTACGACGTACTCGGCCGCAAGACCGCGCTGCGCGACGACTCCGAAACCTCCGACCCCATCGCCACCTGGACCTACGACACCCTCCCGGGCGGCAAGGGCCAGCCCGTCGCCTCCACCCGCAAGTGGGGCGCCGGCTCATACAAGACCGAGGTCACCGGCTACGACAGCGAGTACCGGCCGACCGGATCGCGGATCACCATCCCGGACCTGCCCGCCACGAAGGGCCTGGCCGGCAGCTACGCCTACAGCACCACGTACACCCCCACCGGCAAGGTGCAGTCGACGACCCTTCCGGCCACGATCGGCGGTCTCGCCGCCGAGAAGCTGATCACCCGCTACAACGCCGACGGCATGGTGCAGACCATGTCCGGCCTCTCCTGGTACACCGCGGACACGGTCTACAGCCCCTACGGCGAGATCCTGCGCACCGCCTCCGGCAACGCACCAAACCGCGTGTGGACCACGAACACCTACGACCCCCACACCGGGCGGGTCGCCTCGGCGACCAGCCACAAGGAGACGCGCGACTCCGCGTCCGGCTCGAATCTCCTCTCCTCTCTCAGCTTCACGTACGACACGGTCGGCAACCCGACCGCGATCAAGGACACCTACCCCGGCACCACCACGCAGTCTCCGGCCCTCGTCGACCGTCAGTGCTACAGCTACGACGCCATGGGCCAGCTCGTTCGTGCCTGGACGGGCAAGACGGAAGGCTGCCCCACCAGTCCCACGGGCCCTGCGCGCACGGAGGTGGGATCGGGTACGCCGGGTGATGCCTACTGGCAGGACTACCAGTTCGACGCCATAGGCAACCGCACCAAGCTCACCGATCGCGACCCGACCGACAGCGCCCTCGACGACGAGACGACGTACACGTACGGCGTGGAGATCACGGGCGGTGCCCTTCCCAACCCCAAGAAGCAGCCCCATGCCCTGACCAAGGTCAACAAGACCACGAGGACGCCCGGCTCTACCGTCGACTCCCTGTCCACGTATACCTACAGTGCGGCGGGCAGCACCAAGACCCGGACCATCAACGGAGACACCCAGACCCTGAACTGGGACCGTCGCAGCAAGCTCCTCTCGGCCACCAGCCCCGGCATCGGTTCCGTCGCGGTCACGGGCCTCTCCGGCAAGTGCCTCGACGTCCAGGACGGCGATACCGCCGACGGCACTCCCGTCCAGCTGCTGTCATGCAACGAGACCAAGCCCCAGCAGTGGCGAATCACCGGCGACACCGTCCAGGCCCTCGGCAAGTGCCTCACCGCCGAAAACGGCAAGGCCGTCCTGAAGGCCTGCACGCCGGGCGCGCAGAGCCAGAAGTTCACCTACCGCGAGACGGACAAGGCCCTCGTCACCGGCACCAACCAATGCCTCACCGTCCCCAACGACAATGACGCCGAGGGCAACGACCTGCACACCTTCACGTGTGCCAGCCCGGGTGCCACGCCGGCGCAGCAGTGGAGCTTCGGCAACGTCACCAGCTACCTCTACGACGCGTCCGGCAACCGGGTCATCCAGGACACGGGCAGCGCCCGCACCCTCTACCTCGGTGAAACCGAGATCACCGTCGACAAGGCCGGCAAGGCCATGGACGCCGTCCGCTACTACAGCAGCCCCGGCGCCCCGGCCACGGTCCGACGCACCAACGGCAAGACTACCGGCCACACCCTGTCGCACCTGCTCACCGACCACCACAACACCGCCACCATCAGCGTCGACCAGAAGGCCGGCCAGCCGACCACCCGCCGCAAGTCCGACCCGTACGGCAACCCCCGCGGAAGCCAGCCCGCCAGCTGGCCGGGCGACCGTACCTTCCTCGGCGTCGGCAACGACGACAACACCACGGGCCTCACCCACATCGGTGCCCGCGAATACGAAGCCAGCACAGGCCGCTTCATCACCGTCGACCCGGTCATCGACATCACCGACCCGCTCCAGATGAACGGGTACACCTACGCCAACGGCAACCCCATCACCAATCTGGATCCGGACGGCCGCAAGTACTTCGAGGGAGACAACAGCGACCCCGGATTCCAGGCAGCTTCGCAGAACGTCGTGCAGGTTGCCCAGGCGAGGCAGGACCGGCGGAACGACATTCGGCAGAATACGCGTAACACTTTCGAACGGACCCGCTCCAAGCTGCTTTCCGGAAAGAAAGACTATCTGCGCAATTATAAGAGCAGTTCGGGCAAGGAATTTGCCCGAATTCAGGGCAAGTATGACCCGGATGGCTATTCGGTCACCAAGCAGATCTCCTTCAAGATGTGGACATTTGGCGCATCCCAAGAGGAGCTCGATTACTTCAATGGCCACTATTGTGATTTCGTAAAGTGCAACAACTGGCTGGAAGCGCTGGAGACCGGCGAGTCGGTCTCCTCGGATATATATGAAAAGAACTCCTCCCAGCTGATGGGTGAAATGTTCGGCGGGGCGGCGGCCTCTCGTACAGCGGGCATGAAGAAGGCGAGGGCGGCAGCGGGGAAGCCGTGCGGAAATAGCTTTGTCGCTGGAACGCATGTGCTCCTCGCCGACGGAACCAGCAGGCCCATCGAGAGCCTGGTGGACGGCGACGAGGTCCTTGCTACCGACCCCGAGACCGGCGAGACCTCGAAGAAGATGGTCACGGCGACCATCTACACAGAAGATGACAAGACCTACGTCGACCTCGGAATTCAAACCCCCGAGGGCATCAAGACCATCACCGCGACAGGCCACCACCCCTTCTGGTCGGAATCGGACCAGGCGTGGAAGGATGCCGAAGATCTCAAGCCTGGAGAAATCCTACGTACAGGCAGCGGATCGTCCGTAGCGATCGCCGCGGCCCGTGCCTACGAAGCGTTCAATCAGACCTACAACCTCACCGTCGCCGACCTGCACACGTACTATGTGCTGGCAGGGGAAACGCCGGTACTCGTTCACAACAGCAACTGCGGTGTCCGTCAGCACGACAAAGCCCGGGGTGCCGCCGGTGTTGATGAAATGACAGCGACGTTTGAGAAGTTCTACAAGAAGTCCGATATCTACAGCGAAAGCTACGGGAACGGACTCGAACTCTGGACCCCTTACGGCAAGCGCCAAGTAGATATCGCGGTCAGGAATCCAGACGGCAACCTTCACCTTTACGAGGTGAAGGTGAATAAATCGAATTACACAAGGGGTCAGCGAAGGAAGGACGAATGGCTAGCGCAGACGTACGGGTTTGAAACCTCAGTCGTTCGTCGCGGTACAGAGTGTCCAATCTGCAACCCCTAA
- a CDS encoding helix-turn-helix domain-containing protein: MASPPLAVLHSEAASALELLTVPQVMARLQLGRSAVYDLLRSGQLASITLGRARRIPTHALTDFIRTRLEQEAAG; the protein is encoded by the coding sequence ATGGCCTCGCCCCCGCTCGCCGTCCTCCACTCGGAGGCGGCATCGGCGCTGGAGCTGCTCACGGTGCCCCAGGTGATGGCCCGCCTCCAGCTCGGCCGCTCCGCCGTCTACGACCTCCTCCGCTCCGGACAGCTCGCCTCGATCACCCTCGGCCGCGCCCGCCGCATCCCCACCCACGCGCTGACCGACTTCATCCGCACCCGCCTCGAACAGGAAGCCGCGGGATGA
- a CDS encoding zinc finger-like domain-containing protein, with product MVTLDLRHVASPAVRDLIHLVNHTDFDRAQQQIERLGGCTEPVRLIGRTVTVDTATGEVLRSYTTSEEPTGSLLTTCGNRRASRCPACSRLYAADTYHLIRAGLSGGKSVPDTVRTHPRVFVTLTPPSFGPVHNRLTTPGGDIWPCRCRKLHEPKDALIGTPLNPATYDYEGAVLFNAYASTLWARFTTYLRREIAAGLGMTQKAAHAVLRVSFAKVAEYQQRGLVHFHAVIRLDGPDGNSQPPPPYATITVLTEAVRAAAARVRVTVDSGAVGERELAWGEQLDVREIAAFGTDAEFTDQAVAAYVAKYATKSADASGILDRALFCRPCQGRGATLLPHGTPLPCTACGGTGQARPLPRLAVARHVRQMIRTCWELGRLPEFADLKLRKWEHMLGFRGHFSTKSRSYSTTLGALRDVRRAWRTEQARIRADLPDLDPTTTLVVGQWDYLGSGYTPGAALLAAHVWHSKELERQFAAEGGC from the coding sequence ATGGTCACCCTGGACCTGCGCCACGTGGCAAGCCCCGCCGTGCGGGACCTAATCCACCTGGTCAACCACACCGACTTCGACCGCGCACAGCAGCAGATCGAGCGCCTCGGCGGCTGCACCGAACCCGTACGTCTGATCGGCCGCACCGTCACCGTCGACACCGCAACAGGTGAGGTGCTGCGCTCCTACACCACGTCCGAGGAACCCACGGGCAGTCTGCTCACCACGTGCGGCAACCGCCGCGCCTCCCGCTGCCCGGCCTGCTCCCGCCTCTACGCCGCCGACACCTATCACCTCATCCGCGCCGGCCTCTCCGGCGGCAAGAGCGTGCCTGACACCGTCCGCACCCACCCCCGGGTCTTCGTCACTCTCACCCCGCCGTCCTTCGGCCCTGTCCACAACCGCCTCACCACCCCCGGCGGCGACATCTGGCCCTGCCGCTGCCGCAAACTCCACGAACCCAAGGACGCTCTGATCGGGACGCCGCTGAACCCGGCGACGTACGACTACGAGGGCGCGGTCCTGTTCAACGCCTATGCCTCCACGCTGTGGGCCCGCTTCACCACCTACCTGCGCCGCGAGATCGCCGCCGGGCTCGGCATGACCCAGAAGGCCGCCCACGCGGTCCTGCGGGTGTCCTTCGCGAAGGTCGCCGAGTACCAGCAGCGCGGCCTGGTCCACTTCCACGCCGTCATCCGGCTCGACGGCCCCGACGGCAACAGCCAGCCCCCGCCGCCGTACGCCACCATCACCGTGCTCACCGAAGCCGTACGCGCCGCCGCCGCGCGAGTCCGCGTCACCGTTGACTCCGGTGCGGTCGGGGAACGCGAACTCGCCTGGGGCGAACAGCTCGACGTACGCGAGATCGCGGCCTTCGGCACCGACGCCGAATTCACCGACCAGGCCGTGGCCGCCTACGTGGCGAAATACGCCACCAAGTCCGCCGACGCCTCCGGCATCCTCGACCGCGCCTTGTTCTGCCGCCCCTGCCAGGGACGCGGCGCCACCCTCCTGCCTCACGGGACCCCGCTCCCGTGCACCGCCTGCGGCGGCACCGGGCAGGCCCGCCCGCTGCCACGGCTCGCGGTAGCACGCCACGTTCGGCAGATGATCCGCACCTGCTGGGAGCTAGGCAGGCTGCCGGAGTTCGCCGATCTCAAGCTCCGGAAGTGGGAGCACATGCTCGGCTTCCGGGGCCACTTCTCCACCAAGTCCCGCAGCTACTCCACCACTCTCGGCGCGCTGCGCGACGTCCGCCGCGCCTGGCGCACCGAACAAGCCCGCATCCGCGCCGACCTGCCCGACCTCGACCCGACCACCACTCTCGTCGTCGGCCAATGGGACTACCTCGGCTCGGGCTACACCCCCGGCGCCGCACTCCTCGCCGCCCACGTCTGGCACAGCAAGGAACTGGAACGGCAGTTCGCGGCCGAAGGGGGCTGCTGA